A window of Syngnathoides biaculeatus isolate LvHL_M chromosome 9, ASM1980259v1, whole genome shotgun sequence contains these coding sequences:
- the htt gene encoding huntingtin isoform X2: protein MATMEKLMKAFESLKSFQQQQGPPTAEEIVQRQKKEQATTKKDRVAHCLTICENIVAQSLRTSPEFQKLLGIAMEMFLLCSDDSESDVRMVADECLNKIIKALMDSNLPRLQLELYKEIKKNGASRSLRAALWRFAELAHLIRPQKCRPYLVNLLPCLTRITKRQEETVQETLASAMPKIMAALGHFANDGDIKVLLKSFVSNLKSSSPTIRRTAASAAVIVCQHSRRTSYFYTWLLNVLLGLLVPVDEEHISHLILGVLLTLRYLMPLLQQQVNTTSLKGSFGVMKKEADVQPTSEQLLQVYELTLHYTQHWDHNVVTASLELLQQMLRTPPPDLLHMLISVGSIPHATVFRQDAESRARSGSILEFIAGGSSYSPLLHRKHKGKILLGEEEGLEDDSEKTEVTTGAFTASVDETDGSSEAQVDIITEQPRSSQHTLQPGDSVDLSASSEQAGAAGGTSPSDTAESPNENEEEMLSQSSSCGANVTPETADYTTPENTTADGGPFIECGSHLSTNEGSLPPSDSSQTTTEGPDSAVTPSDVAELVLDGSESQYSGMQIGTLQDEEDEGTGPSSQNENSFLPSTLALSKPHLFDFRGHNRQGSDSSVEHFIPKEEPTEIEPDSKPSSINGPIGHYTDQGAEPLVHCVRLLAASFLLTGQKNGVIPDKEVRVSVKALAVSCIGAAGALLPESFFNSLYLEPLDGISVEEQQYVSDVLDLIHHGDPQIRGATAILCAAIIQSVLIKTRYNIHTWLASVQSATGNPLSLVDLVSLLRKTLKDETSVTCKMGCVAVRHCIMSVCSSTLSELGLQLVIDLLALTDSSYWLVRTELLETLAELDFRLINFLERKTEALHKGDHHYTGRLRLQDRVLNNVVIHLLGDDDPRVRHVAASSVTRLISRLFYDCDQGQTDPVVAIARDQSSVYLQLLMHEAQPPSQFTVSTITRTYRGFNLSNTVPDVTVENNLSRVVTAISHAFTSSTSRALTFGCCEALCLLASNFPVCTWSTGWHCGYINSISTVSSRGNLNHSRGRASSLSQTSNTQNPNSSLPDVERRNLTVGMANMVLSLLSSAWFPLDLSAHQDALLLTGNLLAAVAPKCMRNPWAGEEEGSSGSSYPSGGPNKMDEPWAALSERSLVTMVDQMFSHLLKVLNICAHVLDDTSPGPAVKATLPSLTNTPSLSPIRRKGKEKEAVDPNSVPLSPKKSNEINAGRVGDSTSGTVVNKLNTPGSFYHLPTYLKLYDVLKATHANYKVTLDLHCSHEKFGGLLRAALDVLSQLLELATLHDISKCVEEILGFLKSCFSREPTMATVCVQQLLKTLFGTNLASQYEGILSGPSRAQGKVLRLGSSNLRPGLYHYCFMAPYTHFTQALADASLRNMVQAEQEQDASGWFDVMQKASNQLRSNIANATRHRSDKNAIHNHIRLFEPLVIKALKQYTTSTSVALQRQVLDLLAQLVQLRVNYCLLDSDQVFIGFVLKQFEYIEVGQFRESEAVIPNIFFFLVLLSYERYHSKQIIGIPKIIQLCDGIMASGRKAVTHAIPALQPIVHDLFVLRGSNKADAGKELDTQKEVVVSMLLRLVQYHQVLEMFILVLQQCHKENEDKWKRLSRQIADVILPMIAKQQMHLDSPEALGVLNTLFESVAPSSLRPVDMLLKSMFVVPSTMASVTTVQLWVSGILAVLRVLISQSTEDIVLSRVHELSLSPHLLSCNTVRHLYQKSGSPNAPPPFDSFAIQEPNGDSQKALPEETFARFLLQIVGVLLDEISCKQVKVDITDQQHTFYCQQLGTLLMCLIHIFKSGMFRRITAAASFLLKGEGASGENDLETGLYYHLVTLNSMVQGLITTHPSLVLLWCQVLLLINYTNYSWWAEVHQTPRRNSRSCTKLLSPHSSEDNEEESPVSLFTMINREIVCRGALILFCDYVCQNLHDSEHLTWLIVNHVSDLISLSHEPPVQDFISAVHRNSAASGLFIQAIQSRCDNLTNPTMLKKTLQCLEGIHLSQSGSLLMLYVDKLLSTPFRVLARMVDTLACRRVEMLLAETLQNSIAQLPVEELDRIQEYLQISNLAQRHQRFYSLLDRFRATVAETSSPPPPVTSHPLDGDPPPAPELVNADKEWYVTLVKSQCCLRGDVSLFEITELLTKLPAPDLFSIMRCETFNLSLLCPCLSMGVHRLTRGQGPVLLETALQVTLEHLVGVTESLPAPHQSFLPPSKPHSYWIQLADVYDEPGFYSKVLALCRALSQYLLCVNQLPSYLRILCDKEALITTFTCTATEVIVWRLLQDQLPLSVDLQWTLSCLCLALQQTCIWNKLSTTEYATHTCSLIYCLRLIMVAVAVSPGDQLLISEKKRLARDAEGDEVDSLQTKYGCEWQACEIMAELVEGLQNVLSLGHYKNSLIPTFLTPTLRNIVISIARLPLVNSFTRVPPMVWKLGWSPQPQGESGTALPEIPVDFLQEKDVFREFLYRINILGWSSRTQFEETWATLLGVLVTQPITMAQEEDTQQEEDLERTQLNVLAVQAITSLVLGAMMLPTAGNPAVSCLEQQPRNKSLKALETRFGRKLAVIRGEVEREIQALVSKRDNIHTHHFYHAWDPVPSLSATSAAGMLISHEKLLLQINTEREMGNMDYKLGQVSIHSVWLGNNITPLREEEWGEDEDDEPDMPSHTSPPLSPINSRKHRAGVDIHSCSQFLLELYSQWLIPSSPSNRKTPTILVSEVVRSLLAVSDLFTERNQFDMMFSTLMELQKLHPPEDEILNQYLVPAICKAAAVLGMDKVIAEPVCRLLDTTLRSTHLPSRMGALHGVLYVLECDLLDDTAKQLIPIISEYLLSNLRPIAHCVHLHNQQHVLVMCAVAFYMMENYPLDVGSEFMAAVIQVCSVMVSASEDSTPSVIYHCVLRGLERLLLSEQLSRVEGEALVKLSVDRVNMPSPHRAMAALGLMLTCMYTAVLASGSEVTGVRGQVDSGSAVTEAVGVTAGHVGFSSGKEKASPANRPAHPDPQAPDSESIIVAMERVSVLFDRIRKGLPSEARVVSRILPQFLDDFFPPQDVMNKVIGEFLSNQQPYPQFMATVVYKVFQTLHATGQSSMVRDWVLLSLSNFTQRTPVAMAMWSLSCFFVSASTSQWISALLPHVISRMGSSDVVDINLFCLVAMDFYRHQIDEELDRRAFQSVFETVASPGSPYYQLLGCLQSIHQDTTL from the exons AACTTCTCCGGAGTTCCAGAAATTGCTTGGCATCGCCATGGAAATGTTCCTGCTCTGCAGTGACGATAGTGAATCAGATGTCCGAATGGTAGCCGATGAGTGCCTGAACAAAATAATCAAa GCACTGATGGACTCTAATCTGCCTCGACTGCAGTTGGAGCTGTATAAGGAAATTAAAAAG AATGGTGCCTCTCGGAGTTTGAGAGCAGCTTTGTGGAGGTTTGCTGAGCTTGCTCATCTTATAAGACCTCAGAAATGCAG ACCCTATTTGGTCAACCTTTTGCCGTGCCTCACCAGAATTACAAAGCGGCAGGAGGAGACTGTCCAAGAAACCCTGGCTTCAGCCATGCCTAAGATCATGGCAGCCTTGGGACACTTTGCTAATGATGGTGACATCAAG GTCCTGTTGAAATCCTTTGTTTCCAACCTGAAGTCCAGCTCCCCCACCATTAGACGGACAGCTGCCAGCGCTGCTGTTATTGTGTGCCAACACTCAAGGCGCACCAGTTACTTTTACACGTGGCTTCTTAATGTTTTGCTGG GTTTGCTGGTTCCAGTCGATGAGGAGCATATCAGCCATCTCATCCTTGGGGTACTTTTAACCCTGCGGTACCTGATGCCTCTGCTGCAGCAGCAGGTCAACACCACAAGCCTCAAAGGAAGCTTTGGAGTAATGAAAAAAGAGGCTGATGTCCAGCCAACGTCGGAGCAACTGctacag GTGTATGAACTGACTTTACACTACACACAGCACTGGGATCACAATGTGGTGACCGCTTCACTGGAGCTGCTGCAACAAATGCTCAGGACTCCACCACCAGATCTTTTGCACATGCTCATTTCTGTAGGCAGTATTCCACATGCTACCGTGTTTCGTCAGGATGCCGAAAGTCGTGCGCGTTCTGGCAGCATCCTGGAGTTCATTG CAGGCGGGTCTTCCTACAGTCCACTCCTCCATAGGAAACATAAAG GAAAAATCCTTTTaggggaggaggagggtttAGAAGATGATTCTGAGAAGACTGAGGTCACCACTGGCGCCTTCACAG CATCTGTTGATGAAACTGATGGATCTTCGGAAGCCCAGGTGGATATCATTACCGAACAGCCGCGCTCCTCTCAGCATACCTTGCAGCCCGGGGACTCTGTGGACCTGAGCGCCTCCTCTGAGCAGGCCGGGGCTGCAGGCGGGACATCACCCTCAGACACTGCTGAGTCACCCAACGAAAATGAGGAGGAGATGCTGAGTCAAAGCTCAAGCTGTGGGGCTAATGTTACTCCAGAGACAGCTGACTACACTACACCAGAGAATACCACGGCAGATGGAGGGCCTTTTATTGAATGCGGGTCACACCTAAGCACCAATGAAGGCTCACTCCCACCGAGTGACTCCTCGCAGACCACCACCGAAGGACCGGACTCAGCTGTTACCCCCTCAGATGTCGCAGAGCTG GTACTGGATGGCAGTGAGAGCCAGTACTCTGGGATGCAGATCGGAACTCTACAggatgaggaagatgaaggGACAGGACCTTCATCCCAAAATGAAAACTCATTTCTGCCATCAACACTCG CTCTGAGCAAACCACATCTCTTCGACTTCAGAGGTCACAATCGACAGGGTTCTGACAGCAGTGTGGAGCATTTTATACCAAAGGAGGAACCCACTGAAATCGAACCTGACAGCAAG CCGTCAAGTATAAATGGCCCAATTGGACATTATACAGACCAGGGGGCAGAGCCACTTGTGCACTGTGTCAGGCTTCTTGCTGCTTCCTTCCTGTtgacaggacaaaaaaatg GTGTGATCCCTGACAAGGAGGTACGAGTGAGTGTGAAGGCCCTGGCAGTCAGTTGCATTGGTGCAGCTGGGGCACTGCTTCCTGAATCCTTCTTCAATTCTCTCTACCTGGAACCGCTGGACGGGATTTCAGTagaag AGCAGCAGTATGTCAGTGATGTGCTGGACCTAATTCACCACGGTGACCCACAGATCAGAGGTGCCACAGCTATCCTGTGTGCAGCCATTATTCAGTCTGTACTTATTAAAACTCGTTACAACATACACACCTGGCTGGCCAGTGTGCAGAGTGCAACAG GGAACCCTTTGTCCCTGGTGGACTTGGTGTCTCTGCTCAGAAAAACTCTGAAAGATGAAACCTCTGTAACCTGCAAGATGGGTTGCGTTGCAGTCAGG CACTGCATCATGTCAGTATGCAGCAGTACACTCAGTGAGCTGGGCCTACAGTTGGTGATCGACCTGCTGGCTCTGACAGACTCATCGTACTGGCTGGTCCGCACTGAACTGTTGGAGACGCTGGCTGAGTTGGATTTTCG GTTAATCAATTTCCTGGAGAGAAAGACTGAGGCTTTGCACAAAGGCGATCATCACTACACTGGG CGTCTTCGACTGCAGGATCGGGTTCTCAATAATGTAGTCATTCATCTGTTGGGTGATGATGACCCCAGAGTCCGCCATGTGGCAGCTTCTTCTGTCACCAG GCTCATATCGAGATTGTTTTATGACTGTGACCAGGGCCAGACAGACCCTGTTGTTGCTATTGCCCGAGATCAAAGTTCAGTTTACCTGCAGCTACTGATGCACGAAGCACAACCCCCCTCTCAATTCACAGTGAGCACCATAACAAG GACTTATCGGGGTTTTAACCTATCAAACACAGTGCCTGATGTCACAGTGGAAAACAACTTATCTCGGGTCGTCACCGCTATCTCTCATGCTTTCACCTCCTCTACCTCGAGGGCCCTGACT TTTGgctgctgtgaagcactatgtCTCCTGGCTTCAAATTTTCCAGTGTGCACATGGAGCACAGGCTGGCACTGTGGCTACATTAATTCCATTAGTACAGTTTCATCTCGAGGAAATCTCAACCACAGCAGGGGCAGGGCTTCAAG TCTGTCTCAGACCAGCAACACTCAAAACCCAAATTCCTCTTTACCTGATGTGGAGCGAAGGAACCTAACAGTGGGAATGGCCAACATGGTGCTTTCCTTGCTGTCATCTGCCTGGTTCCCACTAGACCTCTCTGCACATCAGGATGCATTGTTACTGACTGGCAACCTGCTAGCTG CGGTGGCGCCAAAATGCATGCGCAACCCATGGGCCGGAGAGGAAGAAGGTAGCAGTGGCAGCTCTTATCCTAGTGGAggaccaaataaaatggatgaacccTGGGCAGCATTGTCAGAGCGCTCCCTAGTGACAATGGTGGACCAGATGTTTTCCCACCTCCTGAAGGTCCTCAACATCTGTGCGCATGTGTTGGATGACACTTCCCCAGGACCAGCAGTTAAG GCCACACTGCCCTCCCTTACCAACACACCCTCACTGAGTCCCATTCGCAGGAAGGGCAAAGAGAAGGAGGCTGTTGATCCCAATTCTGTACCCTTGAGTCCAAAGAAAAGCAATGAGATCAATGCAG GCAGAGTCGGTGACAGCACAAGTGGAACAGTAGTAAACAAGTTGAACACACCTGGCAGCTTCTACCACCTGCCAACCTACCTCAAGCTCTATGATGTCCTCAAAGCAACTCATGCCAACTATAAG GTGACATTGGACCTTCATTGCAGCCACGAGAAGTTTGGGGGTTTACTTCGTGCTGCCTTAGATGTTCTGTCTCAGCTGCTTGAGCTAGCCACACTTCATGATATCagcaaa TGTGTAGAGGAAATTTTGGGCTTTCTCAAATCTTGCTTCTCCCGAGAACCTACCATGGCTACAGTTTGTGTTCAGCAG TTGTTGAAGACACTGTTTGGAACCAACTTGGCATCTCAGTATGAGGGCATCCTGAGTGGGCCCAGCCGTGCCCAGGGGAAGGTGCTCCGTCTTGGCTCTTCTAACCTGAGACCAGGCCTGTACCACTACTGCTTCATGGCACCATACACACACTTCACCCAGGCTCTGGCTGATGCCAGTCTACGTAATATGGTACAGGCTGAGCAAGAGCAGGATGCCTCTGG ATGGTTTGATGTGATGCAGAAAGCGTCAAACCAGCTTAGGTCTAACATTGCAAATGCAACACGCCACAGAAGCGACAAG AATGCCATCCACAACCACATCCGTCTTTTTGAACCACTCGTGATTAAAGCTTTGAAGCAGTACACAACCAGCACATCTGTTGCTCTGCAAAGACAAGTTCTGGACCTTCTAGCCCAACTTGTGCAGCTCAGAGTCAACTACTGCCTGCTGGACTCTGATCAG gtGTTCATAGGGTTTGTTCTAAAACAGTTTGAATATATTGAAGTCGGACAGTTTCG AGAGTCAGAGGCAGTTATACCAAACATCTTTTTCTTCCTGGTGTTGCTATCTTATGAACGCTACCATTCCAAGCAGATAATTGGTATCCCCAAAATCATCCAGCTGTGTGATGGCATAATGGCCAGTGGTAGGAAAGCTGTCACACATG CTATCCCTGCCTTGCAGCCCATAGTTCATGACCTGTTTGTCTTGAGGGGCTCCAACAAGGCAGATGCAGGCAAAGAGTTAGATACACAGAAAGAAGTAGTGGTCTCTATGCTTCTCAGACTTGTGCAGTACCACCAG GTTTTGGAGATGTTCATCCTTGTTCTGCAGCAGtgtcacaaagaaaatgaagacaAGTGGAAGAGGTTGTCTAGACAGATTGCAGATGTCATACTTCCCATGATTGCCAAGCAGCAG ATGCATTTGGATTCTCCTGAGGCTTTGGGTGTTTTGAACACTCTTTTTGAGAGTGTAGCACCTTCCTCTCTTAGGCCTGTGGATATGCTGCTCAAGAGCATGTTTGTTGTCCCGAGTACAATG GCATCAGTGACTACAGTTCAACTGTGGGTCTCTGGTATCCTGGCAGTGCTTAGGGTACTTATCTCCCAGTCAACTGAGGACATTGTGTTATCACGAGTCCATGAGCTGTCCCTCTCACCACATCTACTTTCCTGCAACACAGTCCGGCACCTCTATCAAAAGAGCGGGTCTCCCAATGCCCCTCCCCCTTTCGATTCATTTGCGATTCAAGAACCTAATGGTGATTCACAAAAAGCCCTACCAGAGGAAACTTTTGCCAG ATTTTTGCTCCAAATTGTTGGAGTGTTGCTGGATGAAATTTCCTGCAAACAGGTTAAAGTGGACATTACTGACCAACAACACACTTTCTATTGCCAGCAGCTGGGGACACTTCTCATGTGtttaatacacattttcaaaagtg gtaTGTTTCGCAGGATCACAGCTGCAGCCAGCTTCCTCTTAAAAGGTGAGGGTGCCAGTGGTGAGAATGACTTGGAGACTGGCCTTTACTACCATTTAGTGACCTTGAACAGCATGGTTCAGGGCCTGATCACCACCCACCCCTCCCTGGTACTGCTCTGGTGCCaagtcctcctcctcatcaacTATACAAACTACTCCTGGTGGGCTGAAGTTCACCAGACACCGAG GCGAAATAGCCGATCATGCACAAAACTACTCAGTCCGCACTCCTCAGAAGATAATGAAGAGGAGTCTCCTGTGTCCCTGTTCACCATGATCAACAGAGAGATAGTCTGCAGGGGAGCCCTCATTCTCTTCTGTGATTACGTG tgtcagAACCTGCACGACTCAGAGCATCTTACGTGGCTGATAGTTAATCATGTGAGTGACCTCATCAGCCTCTCCCATGAGCCACCTGTGCAGGATTTCATCAGTGCTGTGCACCGAAATTCAGCTGCCAGCGGTCTCTTCATCCAGGCTATTCAGTCCCGCTGTGACAACCTGACAAAT cCTACCATGTTGAAGAAGACTCTGCAATGTTTAGAAGGTATCCACCTCAGCCAGTCTGGCTCTCTGCTAATGCTATATGTGGACAAGCTGCTCAGCACACCCTTCAGGGTTTTGGCCCGCATGGTGGACACACTGGCATGTCGCAGGGTGGAGATGCTGTTGGCTGAAACGTTACAG AACAGTATCGCCCAGCTGCCTGTTGAGGAACTGGACAGAATCCAGGAATATCTCCAGATCAGTAACCTGGCTCAAAG GCATCAAAGGTTTTATTCCCTGCTGGATAGGTTCCGCGCCACTGTTGCTGAAACTAGTAGCCCACCACCTCCAGTGACATCACACCCCTTAGATGGGGATCCACCCCCtgcccctgaactggtcaatgCAGATAAG GAGTGGTATGTGACCCTGGTGAAATCTCAGTGTTGTCTTCGTGGAGATGTGTCTCTGTTCGAGATAACTGAACTCCTCACAAAGCTACCGGCCCCTGATCTTTTTAGCATTATGAGATGTGAG ACATTCAACCTAAGTCTGCTGTGCCCATGCCTAAGCATGGGTGTTCATCGGCTAACACGGGGTCAAGGGCCAGTCTTGTTGGAAACGGCATTGCAGGTGACGTTAGAACATCTTGTTGGGGTTACAGAGTCACTTCCTGCCCCACACCAGTCCTTCTTACCACCTTCCAAGCCACACTCTTATTGGATCCAACTGGCTGATGTGTATG ATGAGCCAGGTTTCTACTCCAAGGTTTTAGCCCTCTGCAGAGCTCTCTCCCAGTACCTCCTGTGTGTAAACCAGCTACCTTCTTATTTACGCATTCTCTGTGACAAAGAAGCTCTCATCACTACTTTCACCTGCACTGCCACTGAG GTGATAGTCTGGCGTCTGCTCCAGGATCAGCTACCCCTGAGTGTGGACCTTCAGTGGACTCTGTCTTGTCTCTGCCTGGCACTGCAGCAGACTTGCATCTGGAACAAACTGTCTACCACAGAGTACGCTACACACACGTGTTCCCTCATCTACTGCTTACGCCTCATTATGGTTGCTG TGGCTGTGAGCCCTGGAGACCAGCTTCTGATCTCCGAGAAGAAGAGGTTAGCAAGAGATGCTGAAGGAGATGAAGTGGATTCCCTACAAACAAAAT ATGGGTGTGAGTGGCAAGCATGTGAAATTATGGCAGAGCTGGTGGAAGGCCTACAGAATGTTCTTTCCTTGGGCCATTACAAAAACAGTTTAATACCAACTTTTCTGACTCCAACCTTACGCAACATTGTGATCAGTATTGCCCGACTGCCACTGGTCAATAGCTTCACTCGAGTTCCTCCAATG GTTTGGAAACTGGGCTGGTCCCCACAGCCTCAGGGGGAGTCTGGTACAGCATTGCCTGAGATTCCTGTGGACTTTCTGCAGGAAAAGGATGTCTTCAGAGAGTTCCTGTACCGCATAAACATACTTg GCTGGAGTAGCAGGACTCAGTTTGAGGAGACCTGGGCCACTTTGCTTGGCGTGTTGGTCACCCAACCAATAACGATGGCTCAGGAGGAGGACACACAACAAGAG GAAGATTTAGAGCGTACCCAGTTGAATGTTTTAGCAGTGCAGGCCATCACCAGCCTGGTGTTGGGCGCAATGATGCTGCCCACAGCTGGCAACCCTGCTGTCAGCTGTTTGGAACAGCAGCCTCGTAATAAGAGTCTCAAGGCCTTGGAGACACG ATTTGGAAGGAAACTGGCAGTGATCCGGGGTGAAGTTGAGAGAGAAATACAAGCTCTTGTTTCCAAGAGAGACAACATTCATACACACCACTTCTATCATGCCTGGGACCCTGTGCCCTCTTTGTCTGCAACCTCTGCAG CAGGGATGTTGATCAGTCATGAAAAGTTGCTGCTTCAGATCAACACGGAGCGTGAGATGGGAAATATGGATTATAAACTGGGACAG GTGTCCATCCATTCAGTGTGGTTGGGAAATAACATCACTCCATTGAGGGAAGAAGAATGGGGTGAAGATGAAGACGATGAACCAGATATGCCATCGCACACCTCCCCACCTTTATCACCAATTAACTCTCG aaaACATCGTGCAGGGGTGGACATTCACTCATGCTCGCAGTTTCTTCTGGAGCTCTACAGCCAGTGGCTTATTCCAAGCTCTCCAAGTAACCGGAAGACTCCAACCATACTTGTCAGTGAAGTGGTCCGTTCG CTGCTGGCAGTGTCGGACCTATTCACAGAAAGGAACCAATTTGACATGATGTTCTCCACCCTTATGGAGCTGCAGAAGCTTCACCCACCAGAAGATGAGATTCTTAATCAGTACTTAGTGCCTGCCATCTGCAAGGCAGCTGCTGTGTTGGGCATG GACAAAGTGATTGCAGAACCGGTTTGTCGCCTGTTAGATACAACCTTGCGTAGCACACACCTGCCCAGCCGGATGGGTGCTCTTCATGGGGTCCTGTATGTCCTGGAATGTGACCTTCTAGATGATACAGCAAAGCAGTTGATCCCTATTATCTCTGAGTACCTCCTGTCCAACCTAAGACCCATTGCTCA CTGTGTGCACTTGCATAACCAGCAGCATGTCCTAGTGATGTGTGCAGTTGCCTTCTACATGATGGAGAACTACCCTCTTGATGTGGGATCTGAGTTCATGGCTGCAGTTATACAG gTGTGCAGTGTGATGGTGTCTGCCAGCGAGGACTCCACACCTTCTGTAATCTATCACTGTGTCCTCCGGGGTCTGGAGCGTCTCTTGCTCTCTGAACAGCTGTCTCGTGTGGAAGGGGAAGCGCTGGTTAAGCTGAGTGTCGATAGAGTGAACATGCCGTCGCCTCACAGAGCCATGGCCGCCTTGGGGCTCATGCTCACCTGCATGTACACTG